The following coding sequences lie in one Candoia aspera isolate rCanAsp1 chromosome 11, rCanAsp1.hap2, whole genome shotgun sequence genomic window:
- the NAE1 gene encoding NEDD8-activating enzyme E1 regulatory subunit isoform X3, protein MLNVFIYNRAQCATELLQELNNDVFGNFVEENPDKLLDNDPSFFCRFNVVIAAQLPESTLLRLADVLWNYNIPLLICRTYGLIGYMRIVIKEHPVVESHPDNALDDLRLDNPFPELREHIQSYNLEHMEKKEHSHIPWIVIVSQYLEKWCNENNGQIPKNYKEKEAFREMIRQGILRNENGILEDEENFEEAVKNVNTAVIATKVPSCIEEIFSDDRCINLSQQTPPFWILARAVKEFVGKEGQGNLPVRGTIPDMIADSSKFIKLQNIYRDKAKKDADAVANYAAKLLQSVGKAPESISQKELKLLCSNSAFLRVVCCRSLSEEYGLNTSNKDEITSHMDNPDSEMVLYLMLRAVDRFFKHNGRYPGVYNYQVEDDIGKLKSCLNSFLQEYGLPVTVKDDYVHEFCRYGAAEPHTIAAFLGGAAAQEVVKIVTRQFVIFNNTYIYNGMSQTSATFKL, encoded by the exons ATGctaaatgtgtttatttat aatcGAGCACAGTGTGCCACAGAACTGCTGCAAGAATTGAATAATGATGTCTTTGGAAATTTTGTGGAAGAG AATCCAGATAAACTTCTAGACAATGATCCTTCTTTTTTCTGTCGGTTTAATGTAGTGATTGCAGCTCAACTCCCAGAAAG TACACTGCTCAGGCTAGCTGATGTCCTCTGGAATTACAACATCCCCCTGTTAATTTGTAGGACTTACGGACTAATAGGATATATGAGAATTGTTATTAAAGAACATCCAG TTGTAGAATCTCACCCAGATAATGCATTGGATGATTTGAGACTGGACAATCCATTTCCAGAGCTGAGAGAACACATTCAGTCTTACAATTTAGAACATATGGAAAAAAAG GAACACAGCCACATTCCATGGATTGTGATTGTATCCCAGTATCTAGAAAAATGGTGTAATGAG AACAATGGTCAGATACCTAAGAACTACAAAGAAAAGGAAGCCTTCCGTGAGATGATTAGGCAAG GAATTTTAAGGAATGAAAATGGAATTCTAGAAGATGAAGAGAACTTTGAAGAAGCTGTTAAAAATGTAAACACAGCTGTAATTGCTACGAAG GTACCAAGCTGTATTGAAGAGATTTTCAGTGATGATCGTTGTATCAATCTCTCACAGCAG ACTCCACCTTTTTGGATTCTGGCTCGAGCGGTAAAAGAATTTGTGGGCAAAGAAGGTCAAGGAAATTTACCTGTCAGGGGTACAATTCCAGATATGATAGCAGATTCAAGTAAATTTATCAAATTGCAAAATAT ataccGTGATAAAGCCAAGAAAGATGCCGATGCTGTGGCTAATTATGCTGCAAAGCTGTTGCAGTCAGTTGGTAAG GCACCAGAGTCCATTTctcaaaaagaattaaaattgcttt GCAGTAATTCAGCATTTCTTCGAGTAGTATGTTGTAGATCTCTTTCTGAAGAATATGGACTGAATACTTCAAATAAGGATGAGATAA CTTCCCATATGGATAATCCAGATAGTGAAATGGTGCTGTACTTAATGTTACGAGCTGTGGACAGATTCTTTAAACACAATGGTAGATACCCAG GAGTTTATAACTATCAAGTGGAGGATGATATTGGAAAACTGAAATCTTGCCTCAACAGTTTTCTTCAGGAATATGGACTGCCTGTAACAGTCAAAGATGATTATGTCCATGAATT TTGTCGATACGGAGCTGCTGAGCCACACACCATAGCAGCATTTCTTGGAG GAGCTGCTGCTCAGGAAGTTGTGAAAATTGTTACCAGGCaatttgtaatatttaataacaCCTACATTTACAATGGCATGTCGCAGACCTCAGCAACATTCAAACTATAA
- the NAE1 gene encoding NEDD8-activating enzyme E1 regulatory subunit isoform X1 — protein MASGQATGSGRLSLKEQRYDRQLRLWGDHGQEALESAHVCVITATATGTEVLKNLVLPGIGSFTIVDGNQVTGEDVGNSFFLQRSNIGQNRAQCATELLQELNNDVFGNFVEENPDKLLDNDPSFFCRFNVVIAAQLPESTLLRLADVLWNYNIPLLICRTYGLIGYMRIVIKEHPVVESHPDNALDDLRLDNPFPELREHIQSYNLEHMEKKEHSHIPWIVIVSQYLEKWCNENNGQIPKNYKEKEAFREMIRQGILRNENGILEDEENFEEAVKNVNTAVIATKVPSCIEEIFSDDRCINLSQQTPPFWILARAVKEFVGKEGQGNLPVRGTIPDMIADSSKFIKLQNIYRDKAKKDADAVANYAAKLLQSVGKAPESISQKELKLLCSNSAFLRVVCCRSLSEEYGLNTSNKDEITSHMDNPDSEMVLYLMLRAVDRFFKHNGRYPGVYNYQVEDDIGKLKSCLNSFLQEYGLPVTVKDDYVHEFCRYGAAEPHTIAAFLGGAAAQEVVKIVTRQFVIFNNTYIYNGMSQTSATFKL, from the exons ATGGCGTCCGGGCAAGCGACGGGATCGGGCCGGCTCAGCCTGAAGGAGCAGCGCTACGACCGGCAGCTGAG GTTATGGGGTGATCATGGACAAGAGGCTTTAGAATCTGCTCACGTTTGTGTGATAACTGCAACGGCCACAGGAACAGAAGTTCTCAAAAACCTAGTTCTTCCAG GTATTGGATCATTTACAATTGTAGATGGGAATCAAGTCACTGGGGAAGATGTTGGAAACAG cttCTTCCTTCAAAGAAGCAATATTGGTCAA aatcGAGCACAGTGTGCCACAGAACTGCTGCAAGAATTGAATAATGATGTCTTTGGAAATTTTGTGGAAGAG AATCCAGATAAACTTCTAGACAATGATCCTTCTTTTTTCTGTCGGTTTAATGTAGTGATTGCAGCTCAACTCCCAGAAAG TACACTGCTCAGGCTAGCTGATGTCCTCTGGAATTACAACATCCCCCTGTTAATTTGTAGGACTTACGGACTAATAGGATATATGAGAATTGTTATTAAAGAACATCCAG TTGTAGAATCTCACCCAGATAATGCATTGGATGATTTGAGACTGGACAATCCATTTCCAGAGCTGAGAGAACACATTCAGTCTTACAATTTAGAACATATGGAAAAAAAG GAACACAGCCACATTCCATGGATTGTGATTGTATCCCAGTATCTAGAAAAATGGTGTAATGAG AACAATGGTCAGATACCTAAGAACTACAAAGAAAAGGAAGCCTTCCGTGAGATGATTAGGCAAG GAATTTTAAGGAATGAAAATGGAATTCTAGAAGATGAAGAGAACTTTGAAGAAGCTGTTAAAAATGTAAACACAGCTGTAATTGCTACGAAG GTACCAAGCTGTATTGAAGAGATTTTCAGTGATGATCGTTGTATCAATCTCTCACAGCAG ACTCCACCTTTTTGGATTCTGGCTCGAGCGGTAAAAGAATTTGTGGGCAAAGAAGGTCAAGGAAATTTACCTGTCAGGGGTACAATTCCAGATATGATAGCAGATTCAAGTAAATTTATCAAATTGCAAAATAT ataccGTGATAAAGCCAAGAAAGATGCCGATGCTGTGGCTAATTATGCTGCAAAGCTGTTGCAGTCAGTTGGTAAG GCACCAGAGTCCATTTctcaaaaagaattaaaattgcttt GCAGTAATTCAGCATTTCTTCGAGTAGTATGTTGTAGATCTCTTTCTGAAGAATATGGACTGAATACTTCAAATAAGGATGAGATAA CTTCCCATATGGATAATCCAGATAGTGAAATGGTGCTGTACTTAATGTTACGAGCTGTGGACAGATTCTTTAAACACAATGGTAGATACCCAG GAGTTTATAACTATCAAGTGGAGGATGATATTGGAAAACTGAAATCTTGCCTCAACAGTTTTCTTCAGGAATATGGACTGCCTGTAACAGTCAAAGATGATTATGTCCATGAATT TTGTCGATACGGAGCTGCTGAGCCACACACCATAGCAGCATTTCTTGGAG GAGCTGCTGCTCAGGAAGTTGTGAAAATTGTTACCAGGCaatttgtaatatttaataacaCCTACATTTACAATGGCATGTCGCAGACCTCAGCAACATTCAAACTATAA
- the NAE1 gene encoding NEDD8-activating enzyme E1 regulatory subunit isoform X2: protein MASGQATGSGRLSLKEQRYDRQLRLWGDHGQEALESAHVCVITATATGTEVLKNLVLPGIGSFTIVDGNQVTGEDVGNSFFLQRSNIGQNRAQCATELLQELNNDVFGNFVEENPDKLLDNDPSFFCRFNVVIAAQLPESTLLRLADVLWNYNIPLLICRTYGLIGYMRIVIKEHPVVESHPDNALDDLRLDNPFPELREHIQSYNLEHMEKKEHSHIPWIVIVSQYLEKWCNENNGQIPKNYKEKEAFREMIRQGILRNENGILEDEENFEEAVKNVNTAVIATKTPPFWILARAVKEFVGKEGQGNLPVRGTIPDMIADSSKFIKLQNIYRDKAKKDADAVANYAAKLLQSVGKAPESISQKELKLLCSNSAFLRVVCCRSLSEEYGLNTSNKDEITSHMDNPDSEMVLYLMLRAVDRFFKHNGRYPGVYNYQVEDDIGKLKSCLNSFLQEYGLPVTVKDDYVHEFCRYGAAEPHTIAAFLGGAAAQEVVKIVTRQFVIFNNTYIYNGMSQTSATFKL, encoded by the exons ATGGCGTCCGGGCAAGCGACGGGATCGGGCCGGCTCAGCCTGAAGGAGCAGCGCTACGACCGGCAGCTGAG GTTATGGGGTGATCATGGACAAGAGGCTTTAGAATCTGCTCACGTTTGTGTGATAACTGCAACGGCCACAGGAACAGAAGTTCTCAAAAACCTAGTTCTTCCAG GTATTGGATCATTTACAATTGTAGATGGGAATCAAGTCACTGGGGAAGATGTTGGAAACAG cttCTTCCTTCAAAGAAGCAATATTGGTCAA aatcGAGCACAGTGTGCCACAGAACTGCTGCAAGAATTGAATAATGATGTCTTTGGAAATTTTGTGGAAGAG AATCCAGATAAACTTCTAGACAATGATCCTTCTTTTTTCTGTCGGTTTAATGTAGTGATTGCAGCTCAACTCCCAGAAAG TACACTGCTCAGGCTAGCTGATGTCCTCTGGAATTACAACATCCCCCTGTTAATTTGTAGGACTTACGGACTAATAGGATATATGAGAATTGTTATTAAAGAACATCCAG TTGTAGAATCTCACCCAGATAATGCATTGGATGATTTGAGACTGGACAATCCATTTCCAGAGCTGAGAGAACACATTCAGTCTTACAATTTAGAACATATGGAAAAAAAG GAACACAGCCACATTCCATGGATTGTGATTGTATCCCAGTATCTAGAAAAATGGTGTAATGAG AACAATGGTCAGATACCTAAGAACTACAAAGAAAAGGAAGCCTTCCGTGAGATGATTAGGCAAG GAATTTTAAGGAATGAAAATGGAATTCTAGAAGATGAAGAGAACTTTGAAGAAGCTGTTAAAAATGTAAACACAGCTGTAATTGCTACGAAG ACTCCACCTTTTTGGATTCTGGCTCGAGCGGTAAAAGAATTTGTGGGCAAAGAAGGTCAAGGAAATTTACCTGTCAGGGGTACAATTCCAGATATGATAGCAGATTCAAGTAAATTTATCAAATTGCAAAATAT ataccGTGATAAAGCCAAGAAAGATGCCGATGCTGTGGCTAATTATGCTGCAAAGCTGTTGCAGTCAGTTGGTAAG GCACCAGAGTCCATTTctcaaaaagaattaaaattgcttt GCAGTAATTCAGCATTTCTTCGAGTAGTATGTTGTAGATCTCTTTCTGAAGAATATGGACTGAATACTTCAAATAAGGATGAGATAA CTTCCCATATGGATAATCCAGATAGTGAAATGGTGCTGTACTTAATGTTACGAGCTGTGGACAGATTCTTTAAACACAATGGTAGATACCCAG GAGTTTATAACTATCAAGTGGAGGATGATATTGGAAAACTGAAATCTTGCCTCAACAGTTTTCTTCAGGAATATGGACTGCCTGTAACAGTCAAAGATGATTATGTCCATGAATT TTGTCGATACGGAGCTGCTGAGCCACACACCATAGCAGCATTTCTTGGAG GAGCTGCTGCTCAGGAAGTTGTGAAAATTGTTACCAGGCaatttgtaatatttaataacaCCTACATTTACAATGGCATGTCGCAGACCTCAGCAACATTCAAACTATAA
- the CA7 gene encoding carbonic anhydrase 7: MTGHNCWGYRQKDGPSLWYKSYPIAQGSRQSPIDIIPTQAIYDPSLKPLSISYESGSSLDISNNGHSVMVDFKDVDDKTAVSGGPLENPYRLKQFHFHWGTSQNSGSEHTINGKSFPCELHLVHWNAKKYTTFGEAAAAPDGLVVVGVFLEVGEEHASVNRLTDAFYMVKFKGTKAEFKAFNPSTLLPPCLNYWTYPGSLTTPPLNESVTWIVLKEAIQVSEKQMEKFRTLLFTTEEDEKILMVNNFRPPQPLKGRVVRASFKV, translated from the exons ATGACAGGCCATAACTGCTGGGGATACAGGCAGAAAGATG GACCTTCTCTCTGGTACAAGTCCTATCCCATTGCCCAAGGCAGCCGTCAGTCTCCGATTGATATCATCCCCACGCAAGCTATCTATGACCCCAGTTTGAAGCCTCTCAGTATTTCCTATGAATCAGGTTCATCTCTTGACATTTCCAACAATGGGCATTCAGTCATGGTGGATTTCAAGGATGTTGATGATAAAACAG CTGTCAGTGGAGGCCCCTTGGAAAATCCTTATAGGCTGAAACAATTCCATTTTCATTGGGGGACAAGCCAGAATTCTGGATCTGAACATACCATTAATGGGAAATCTTTTCCTTGCGAG CTCCATTTAGTTCACTGGAATGCCAAGAAATACACAACGTTTGGAGAAGCTGCAGCAGCACCAGATGGCTTGGTGGTGGTTGGTGTTTTTTTAGAG GTTGGAGAAGAACATGCTTCTGTGAACAGACTGACTGATGCCTTTTATATGGTCAAATTTAAA GGAACAAAAGCTGAGTTCAAAGCTTTCAACCCAAGCACCCTTCTTCCCCCCTGCCTAAATTATTGGACATATCCTGGATCTTTGACAACACCACCTCTCAACGAGAGTGTAACCTGGATAGTGCTGAAGGAAGCTATCCAAGTATCAGAGAAACAG ATGGAGAAATTCAGAACTCTCCTTTTTACAACAGAGGAAGATGAAAAGATCTTGATGGTGAATAATTTTCGGCCCCCTCAGCCTCTTAAGGGAAGGGTTGTTCGTGCATCCTTCAAGGTGTAA